The Nostoc sp. PCC 7524 nucleotide sequence TATTGGTATAACCAAGAAGGGCAAAGGCTTTTAACACCACAAGAACAAGCACAACTTGCTCAACAACAAGCACAACTTGCTCAACAACAAGCACAGCAAGCACAGCAAGAAGTTCAATTATTACGAGAACGATTAAGATCGCTCGGCGTAGATCCTGATTCTCTAGACTGATTGTAAAATGCGATCGCCTCCAGTGGGACGGCGCATCTTACTGATTTTTGCAGTTAACTATGCAGCAAAGATGCGATCGCATTTTACCAGCACATCCTGAAAATGCTTTGGTAGAAGAGTTTCATCAATTACTATAATATTGACTAATTATAGTTAAATTTGCTTAGTTATACTTATGCGCGATCGCGGAATATGATGGTAAATGGTTGTCAAGACGCGATCAATTTCATCTTATTTTGTCAATATATTGCTTTTTATGTTGGAACAACAACCTGAGAATTTACGCCAGAAAGTGCAAGAGTTAGCATCTGAAGCTATTAATAAATCAGAACCAACAGCATGGTTTGAAGTGTTATATGCTTCAGCTAATGGTGATGCTGAACAAATCCCTTGGGCAAAGTTAACTCCACATCCCTATCTCCAAGATTGGTTAGATAATCATGAATTATCAACTGAAGGGAAAAAAGCTTTGGTAATTGGTTGTGGCTTGGGAGATGATGCGGAAGCTTTAGCTAAATTGGGATTTGATGTTACAGCTTTTGATATTTCTCCTACTGCTATTAATTGGTGTCAAAAGCGATTTCCTAATTCTCCAGTTAATTATCAAATTGCTGATTTGTTAGCTATTCCTCAGCAATGGTTTCAGGCTTTTGATTTTGTTTTTGAATGTCGCAATATCCAAGCTTTACCTTTGAGTCTACGCTCTGCGGTTATCGCCTCTGTTGCTTCGCTAGTTGCTCCTAGCGGCACTCTATTGTTAATTACTCGTGTGCGTGATACAGAAGCTGAACCATCTGGCCCTCCTTGGCCATTATCTCAATCGGAACTAGCACAGTTAGAAAGTTTAGGATTACAAAAAATCGAGGAGCTATTGTTTTTAGAATCCCAGGAAACAGACGTTAAACAAATGCGGATTGTGTATCAAAGAAAGGAGGAATAATAGCAGGTGATAGGTTACAGGTTACAGGTTACAGGTGATAGGTGATAGGTTGCACGGGGTATCCCTGAATATTGGATTATTGACGTAAATCAAGCTCGAACTACCCTGCTAACTCTGGCAGATTGTGTACACCGTAGAGGCTTTAACTTTTCCCCCTTCCCTAGTAGGGAATGGGGTTAGGGGGTTAGGTTTTGCATTAACTTTTCTACATGACGTGAAGTCAGGATTATCTACCGCGATCGCGTTCTAAATCATCAATAACTTTTTGCATATACCATTCTTCCGTCATCCCTGGGTAATAATCTTTTTTCTGTTCAATTAATCTTTGAGCTAGTTCCCAATATCCCCCAACTAGGCGTAAAAGTCGTTGACGCAAAATGTTAGATTTTTGCTGCTTGGCTTCAGGAACAGACTTCTGAATTAGTTTGAGGCTATCTAAAACTTGTTGATGATTTTCCCAGTCTTCTTGTTCACAAAAAATACTGATGGCTTTTTGATAATCTGCTACAGCATTTTGCATCTCTTCTAAAAAAGTATAAGTAATGCCGCGATTGTAGTAAGCTTGCCCATCATTGGGGTTAATTTGCAAAGCGTAGCCATAGTCAGCGATCGCACCAAGATAATTACCCATTGCTCGATAGGTGTTACCTCTGGCAACATAATTTAAAGCATCTTGGGGTTGCATTTGGATGGCTTGCTGAAAATCCGCGATCGCACCTTGATGATCCCCTAATAGCGAACGGGCTTTACCTCGGTTACGATACACAATGGCATCTTGAAAGTTTAATTGTAAGGCTTGGTTAAAATCTGCGATCGCTTCTCGATAATTGCCCATTTTGCACCGCACCACGCCCCGACAACAATAAGCCTGTGCATCCTGGGAGTCAGCTTGCAATATCCAATTTAAATCCGCCATAGCTTGGCGGGTGTCTCCTTTTTCGGCTTTTTCCAGTAATTGGCTAAAATATTCATTCACAGATATAATCGGCGCACTCTTCGCCACTACTGGCTGTGTAACTGGTTTTGGCGGTGGTTGTAGTTGCTTAATTCGTTCTAAGCACAGACGACAATTTTCTGTATCTTTTTGCTGTAAATATAAATCTGCGGCTTTTTTAAAACTAGCGATCGCATCTTGAATATACCCTTGTTTGCGCCGCACTATCCCCCGCAAATCATGGGCAGCCGCATAATTAAAATTTAAATAAATCGCCTTGTCTACATCTTCCAACGCCCCTGGTAAATTTTTCAGTGCTAACCTGGCTAATGCACGACAGTAGTATGTTTCTACACTCTCAGGATTTATCTTGAGAGCTTCCGTGTAATCTGAAATAGCCTGAAGAACTGCCCCTGAATCATAATATGCTAAACCCCGTTTTAAATAAGCTTCGGCATAATAAGGAGTTAGTTGTATCGCCCGGCTAAATTCCTCAATTGCTCCAGCGTAGTCTTTTTGTTTGGCTTTTTCTAGTCCCTGATTGTAAAAATCGTTATTCATTACTGTTGTTTACCCAACTCAGCTATTTCTTAGCCCTATATCTTAAATATTCACTGCGAATTGCAATTATTCCTAATCATTTAGAAACTTAAACTATGAAAATTAGAACCATCACTACAGGTATAACACTTGAATCACCGCAAGAAACAGACAAACTCAAAATAGCAGATGATTTTAATCAACAAGCGCAGATAATTTTTGAGCAACAAGGTTACGAAGTACAAACTACAAGAATTTCTACTAACTCCTGGGAAGAATATCTTGCAGGTTCTCAGTCTGAAATTATCAATCAGGTTAAAAATTTAGAAGAATTTTGTCAAAGTTTAAATATCAGCTTTTTTAATATTGGTTACGCTAGCACTCCTGAAACTGTAGATTTAATTCCTAACATCAACAAAAACACCTCCATAGTTTACTGCTCCAGTAAAATTGGCAATCATTTTGAAAATGCTCAAGCATCAGCCCAAGCGATTAAACGCATCTCCCAAGAGAGTGAAAATGGCTATGGTAATTTTCGCTTCTGTGCTGGTGCAAACTGTCAGTCAGGTATCCCATTTTTCCCGACATCTTACCATGTAGGCGAAACTTCTTTTGGGATTGGTTTAGAGTTGTCTGACTTGGTAATGCCAGCATTTACTGTGGCTGATAATATCCAAGATGCTGAAAAAAAGCTGCAAATAATTTTAGAGGAAGAAGTTAAGAAAGTTGAGGCGATCGCTAATCAAATTTCTAACCAATTTCAAATAAACTTTCATGGTATAGATACATCTCTTGCACCATCTTTAGATAAAGAAAATAGTATAGCTTTCGCCTACGAAAAATTACTAGATGGCAAATTTGGTAATCCTGGAACGTTAGCAATTTCTGGAATGCTAACGCGAGTTTTAAAAAGCATCCCCATCAAAACCTGTGGTTATTCTGGTTTGATGCTACCAGTTTGTGAAGATATCGGTTTAGCAACTAGAGCCAATGAGCAGACTTATGATCTTACAAATTTATTATTATATTCAGCCGTTTGTGGTTGTGGATTAGACACTGTACCGATTCCTGGCGATATTTCCATAGAAAAAATTACAGCCATATTAATAGATATGACAACATTAGCATTTAAGCTTAACAAACCTCTTTCCGCCCGGTTATTTCCTATCCCCAATAAAAAAGCAGGGGAAATGACTAATTTCAATTCCCCTTATCTTGTAGATTGTCAAATATTTGCAGTCAATTGATTGCTGTTAGCGAAAGCGGCGCGATGAGCCGTGTGATGAGTTCTGAGACTTTAATCAGTCAACAAACTAGGAGAAGTCAGCACAAACACATCCCTAAATCCTTGGGCTTCAGTTTGCGGTTTAATTGGCGTGGTAAAGTGGAAAAAATCATGGTCGTTGACTAACAACAATTCTCCTGAATGCAGAATCTTACTAAATACTGGCTTCTCTTTTTTAGCCGTATATAAATGTGTTTCTCCACCTTGAATATTGTCTCTATTCACAGAGAAGATACCAATAAAATCAGTACCGTCTTGATGGATACCTTCAGGTGCAGGATTACCAAAACTTTCAGGAGAACAAATCGTTCTGATTTGATGCACCCCAATTTCAGCTTCGGGATGCAGTTTACAAGAATCACTAAATGCCAAGATTAACTTTCTAAAACTATCAAGTTCAATCATGGCATCTTCTAATTCAGCAAACTCTCTTCTAACATCACCTAACAATGGATTATATTCTTTACTTTGAAAAAGATATCCATGAGGTAGTTTAATTAATTTCTCTCCCGTTACCGTAAACCGTGAAAGTCTTCTTAAACGATATTTGCCTTTAATATAAGGGTCAACGGGCAAATTATTAAAAAATGCTTTAAAATCTTCTACATTAATTGAATTTACCTTTCTCAAAGTAAACAGAAAGGCATATTCTAATTCTGTCATTCCCCCGACTTTTTGCATAGGAATTTTCTCCTTGCAGTGGTATTTCTCCCCATTTTTTCTTTGTGGGAAGCTTATACCACCGAGTATATGCTACTTTTTATTAAAGTGTCGTCAAAATAACTACAAAAATTGACAAATTGTGATAGAAGCTTGACCGAAGAAAGGCAGAGGGCAGGAGGCAGAAGGCAGTCCCAATGAAAAAATTTCATCACCATGAATGAAAATGTGGTAACTTCCAAGATAAGGCTGATACAAGCGAGGTTGTTTCCTTATTAGAGCATCAGAGCCTGAAGGGCAGTCTAACCTGGATATCGAGAGGAATTACCAATTGTCGCCACTGAGCAATTTTTTGGTTTTAGTGAGCACGCAAGTCAGAATCTACTATTTAGATATCCACGTATTAGCCCCCTATCAATTTTGAAAGTTGTAGTAGCTCAAGAGATATGCAGGTAGTCTACAATCGTTGTGCAGGACTAGATGTACACAAAAAGACGGTGGTAGCTTGTGTAATTACCCCGAAGTCTTCGTCCGGATGGCACAAGGAAATACGCACATTCACTACAATGACTCAGGACTTGTTAAAACTTTCTGACTGGTTAACAAGTCACAATTGTACTCATGTAGCAATGGAGAGTACTGGAGAGTACTGGCGACCTGTATTTAATATCCTAGAAGGAAACTTTGAAGTTATGTTAGTTAATGCCCGTCATATAAAAGCGGTGCCAGGACGCAAAACAGACATCAAAGATTCGCAGTGGATTGCCGAACTACTACAACATGGGTTGTTACGTGCGAGTTTTATTCCCCCTGTGGAGCAAAGAGATTTGCGCGATTTAACTCGTCATCGTAGCAATTTTATTCGCGAAAGAGTTAACTTAGTGAATCGAGTCCAAAAAGTGCTGGAAGCTGCTAATATCAAACTTGCCTCAGTTGCCAGTGACGTAATGGGTGTGTCAGGACGAGCAATGCTAGCTGCGATTGTTGAAGGTAGCGCTAGTCCTGAACTGATGGCGGACTTGGCAAAAGGAACCATGCGAAAAAAGCACGATTTACTGATTCAAGCACTTGAGGGTAGAGTTCGTCCTCATCAACGATTCATTCTTGCACAGCTACTGTGTCAAATTGATAGCATAGACGAAACAATTAAATGTTTTGACCAACAAATTGAGGAATATTGCCGCCCTTTCGACCAAGCGGTTGAGTTAGTTGACACCATACCTGGTGTTGCTCGTCGAACTGCTGAGATCATTGTCTCGGAAATTGGCACGGATATGAGTCGCTTCCCAAGTGCCGAACATTTGGCTGCTTGGGCTGGGGTTGCCCCTGGAAACTATGAAAGTGGCGGTAAGAAGCTTTGTGACGGCACTCGCAAAGGTAATCGAGTTTTACGAACTATTTTGGTTCAAGCTGCCCATGCTTTGGCTCGAACTAAAACTTACCTTGCTGCACAGTTTCGTCGTCTGTCGGCACGACGCGGAAAAAAACGCGCTGCGGTTGCTGTTGCACATTCTATTTTAACGATCGCTTACCATCTCATATCACGTCAAGAACCTTATAAAGATTTAGGAGCTGATTATTTCGACAAACATCGACATGTAAGTGTCAAGAAACGTTTGATTAAACGCCTAGAAAAACTTGGTTATCAAGTTAGTGTTGAACCTGTTCCGGTCGCAATTTAAACCTGTAATCAATATTTTGTTTCGGCTGTGTCGCCATTCAACGACAATAGCCACATACTTTCTTTAGTTTTTTACCAAAGTTTGATTTTCAAGTCAGAAGGAAAAAGCAAAAATAATTCTTTCCTCTGCCAAAAGGGTTGCAAGCCCACGCCAGTTTGCTCAAGTCGGGAAACCCGCCCACACAACTGGCTCCTAAATTTATTGATGAACAAAGAGAAAAAATGTATTTTGAGCCGCGCAGCGCAAAAAATACAGCGTCCTGATTAAATCCCTTCAATTTATTGATGGAGATTACCTCCTGCCTCCTTAAGTAAATTCTGTCTAATGATTTATCGAAAAGATTTATGGAGTGGGGTTAAGTGTATATTGAGGTTTCATCGACTTACTAACCAATCCCCGAAAAAATGACTGATTGGCTCTACCGTTACCCACCCCTATATCCTGGTATTCTACTCAAACGCTACAAACGCTTTTTTGCTGATGTGCAACTAGCTAGTGGGGAAGTAGTTACAGCCCATTGTCCCAATACTGGCCCCATGACTGGAGTATCAACCATTGGTAGTGCGGTACAACTTTCCAAAAGTGATAACCCTAACCGTAAATTAGCTTATACTCTAGAACTAATTCAAGTAAACGATAACCAACCGACATGGGTAGGAGTGAACACAGCTTTACCCAACCGGATAGTAAAGTTAGCCTTAGCAAAACAGTTATTTCCAGAATTGAGTAACTACAGCCAAATTAAAAGCGAAGTAGTTTACGGACAAGATAAAAAAAGCCGGGTAGATTTCTTGTTGACAGGGAACGATACAGAACGCCCAATTTATTTAGAAGTAAAAAATACCACTTGGTGTGACGGCACATTAGCACTATTCCCCGACACCGAAACCACCAGAGGGCAGAAACACCTACGAGAACTCATGGCATTATTACCCACAATGCGAGCAGTCATGCTGTACTTTATCAATCGTGGTGATTGTACCGAATTTGCCCCTGGCGATACTACTGATCCTATATATGGTAAATTATTGCGTGATGCGATCGCCCTAGGTTTAGAAGTCCTCCCCTGTCGCTTCGACATTTCCCCAGAAGGCATTCGTTATCTAGGTTTAGCCAAACTTAAAATTTAACCTCAGCGTACCTCAGCGTTACCTCAGCGTACCTCCGCGTTAAAAAAATGATTATTCTTGTCATGGGCGTATCCGGTGCCGGCAAAAGCACCATTGCCCAACTCCTAGCCGATTCCTTGCACTGGGAATTTCAAGACGCAGATGATTTCCACTCACCAGAAAACATCGAGAAAATGCGCCAAGGAATCCCCCTAGATGATACCGATAGAATACCTTGGCTACAAGAAATCAGAAATGCGATCGCGCAATGGTTGCAAGAAAATAAAAATGTAGTGTTAGCCTGTTCCGCCCTCAAAGCCAGCTATCGCCATTTTCTCGTACTAGATAACAGAGTCAAAATAGTTTATCTCCAAGGCTCATTTGACATCATTCAAAAACGCCTAAAAGAGCGACAAAACCACTTTATGACCGAAAAGCTCCTCAAAAGCCAATTCGATGCACTTGAGGAGCCTGATGACGCTGTATGCGTAGATGTTTCACAGCCATCTACAGATATTGTGCAAACCATTAAAACGGCTTTAGAACTTTAAGTGAGTCTATCAGGGAAATGTGCTAAGTAATAGTATCATGTAGTGATACTATATAATGGAACTTAACAGTAAACATCAAAAAACACTTGATGACATTTTTGAAAATCCTGTTAGATCAAATATCGCTTGGAGTGATATTGAGTCTATGCTGGTTGCCCTTGGTGCAGAAGTGTCAGAAGGAAAGGGGTCAAGAGTAAGAATAGCTCTTAATGGTGTCAGGGCGACTTTTCACAGACCACACCCAGAAAAAGAAACTGATAAAGGTGCGGTTAAGTCGATGCGGCGATTCTTAACAGAAGCCAATGTTAAAGAATACAAGCACACAGGAGGACTCAACGACAATGAAATATAAAGGATATGAAGCAGTCGTTGAATTTGATGATGAAGCTGAAATTTTTCATGGCGAAGTAATTAATATTCGAGATGTAATTACATTTCAAGGCGACAGCGTAAAAGAATTAAAGCAAGCCTTTTACGACTCAGTTGATGATTATTTAGAATTTTGTAAAGAACGTGGCGAAGAACCTGAAAAGCCATTTTCAGGTAAATTCATGCTCAGAATTAACCCTGAGTTACATAAAACAATCGCCATCAAAGCCAAGAAAGAAGGCCAAAGTCTTAATTCTTGGATAGAGAAATGCTTGAGTAGGTATGCGAGCTAATAGTAAGTTGCGTTTTACAAGAATAGTCAGAATTTATGCCATTTTCCAGTGAGGAGTATCAGCCAATTGTAGCCGATACTCCTACACAGTGTATTACCGCCTAAATTTAATGGGAAGCGAGAAAAGATTCAACTTCAGCTGGGGTAGGTTGAGAAGCGATCGCACCTGGTTTAATGGTAGTTAACGCCCCTACTGCACAAGCATAGGTAATAATCCTTTTGGCAGTGTCGGCATCATTCAAGCTGTGAATACCATGTTTACTGAGTTGGTGGATGAACCCTGCTAAAAAGCTGTCTCCTGCACCGGTGGTATCAGCCACTGAAACATTAAAAGCAGGTAACTTACCCTCATTCTCACCTAAGCAATAGGCACAGCCGTTTTCACCATCTGTCACCAACACCCCTTCAATCGAACCTAAACGGTAAGTGATAGCACCGGGGTCTGCGGTATCAAATAACCATTCTGCCTCTTCTTTCGAGAGTTTGAGAAAATCAACCCGCTTAAATATTTCCTGAATTTTTTGCCGTGCGATGTTTTCATCTTGCCAAAAAACAGGTCGCCAGTTGACATCTAGCACAATTTTCAAATCATACTGTTCTGCCAATTCCAGAGCGCGATGAGTCGCTTTTTCACTGTCGGGGTAGGCTAATTCCAAAGTCCCCAAAACCAGAAAATCTGCATCTTGAAACAGCAACTCTGGTAATTGCTTGGTTTGCAGATGAGTATCAGCAAACTCAGAAGTATCATACTGCCCAAAGCCAGCAAAATTGCGATCGCCTGCCAAATCCCGCACTACATAAACTTGCCGCGTTGGCGCAGTAGGATGACGTTGTACACCCGTTGTATCTACACCTACTTCTTGTAATAGCTTAACCAGCTGATTGCCTGGTTCATCTTCCCCCACCGCGCCAATAAACCCGGCGGGAGTCCCCAACTTCACCAAAGCACAAGCAACATTAGCTGGTGCGCCTCCTGGGTAGGGAGTCCAAGACTTCACCTCTTCCAACTTTAGCCCTAACTGGTCAGCTAAACAATCAAATAAAATTTCACCGAGACACAAAACACGGGGATTACTCATCTCATTTTTAGTCTTTCAGAGGGATGCTCATCCCATTTTAAATTTTTGCCTTGGGATTAGTAATCTAAAATTTCCCTATCACCCATCTTGAACAACAATTACATAGGAATTTTTGCTACACACCATCAGCTACAGAAGCTGATTTTCTACGTGTTATTTCTTTCCGAGTTTAAGTATATTCACTGGGTATGTAAAACTATATAATACCTAAAGCTTAAAATTAACCAAATTACTCTCAACTCATCAAAGAAAAAAAATATTGTCAATCGTATTGCAGGTAACACTTGAAATCCCTATAGACAGAAGAATCTTTGTAGAATTAAGAAAGTGATAAGTACATATACCAACGGAGGAGAAAAGAACTCATGGCTGGTGGCGAGTCTCAGACCCCTGTTAGTCTGTCAGACAGAGAACTGCAAATTATCGACTTAGTGGCCGCTGGCTTAACTAACCAAGAAATTGCAGCGAAACTGGAAATTAGCAAGCGCACCGTTGATAACCACATCAGCAACATTCTCGACAAGACCAGAACGGAAAACCGCGTTGCTCTTGTTCGCTGGGCTT carries:
- a CDS encoding class I SAM-dependent methyltransferase, with amino-acid sequence MLEQQPENLRQKVQELASEAINKSEPTAWFEVLYASANGDAEQIPWAKLTPHPYLQDWLDNHELSTEGKKALVIGCGLGDDAEALAKLGFDVTAFDISPTAINWCQKRFPNSPVNYQIADLLAIPQQWFQAFDFVFECRNIQALPLSLRSAVIASVASLVAPSGTLLLITRVRDTEAEPSGPPWPLSQSELAQLESLGLQKIEELLFLESQETDVKQMRIVYQRKEE
- a CDS encoding tetratricopeptide repeat protein, which codes for MNNDFYNQGLEKAKQKDYAGAIEEFSRAIQLTPYYAEAYLKRGLAYYDSGAVLQAISDYTEALKINPESVETYYCRALARLALKNLPGALEDVDKAIYLNFNYAAAHDLRGIVRRKQGYIQDAIASFKKAADLYLQQKDTENCRLCLERIKQLQPPPKPVTQPVVAKSAPIISVNEYFSQLLEKAEKGDTRQAMADLNWILQADSQDAQAYCCRGVVRCKMGNYREAIADFNQALQLNFQDAIVYRNRGKARSLLGDHQGAIADFQQAIQMQPQDALNYVARGNTYRAMGNYLGAIADYGYALQINPNDGQAYYNRGITYTFLEEMQNAVADYQKAISIFCEQEDWENHQQVLDSLKLIQKSVPEAKQQKSNILRQRLLRLVGGYWELAQRLIEQKKDYYPGMTEEWYMQKVIDDLERDRGR
- a CDS encoding DUF711 family protein, with protein sequence MKIRTITTGITLESPQETDKLKIADDFNQQAQIIFEQQGYEVQTTRISTNSWEEYLAGSQSEIINQVKNLEEFCQSLNISFFNIGYASTPETVDLIPNINKNTSIVYCSSKIGNHFENAQASAQAIKRISQESENGYGNFRFCAGANCQSGIPFFPTSYHVGETSFGIGLELSDLVMPAFTVADNIQDAEKKLQIILEEEVKKVEAIANQISNQFQINFHGIDTSLAPSLDKENSIAFAYEKLLDGKFGNPGTLAISGMLTRVLKSIPIKTCGYSGLMLPVCEDIGLATRANEQTYDLTNLLLYSAVCGCGLDTVPIPGDISIEKITAILIDMTTLAFKLNKPLSARLFPIPNKKAGEMTNFNSPYLVDCQIFAVN
- a CDS encoding 2OG-Fe dioxygenase family protein, with translation MQKVGGMTELEYAFLFTLRKVNSINVEDFKAFFNNLPVDPYIKGKYRLRRLSRFTVTGEKLIKLPHGYLFQSKEYNPLLGDVRREFAELEDAMIELDSFRKLILAFSDSCKLHPEAEIGVHQIRTICSPESFGNPAPEGIHQDGTDFIGIFSVNRDNIQGGETHLYTAKKEKPVFSKILHSGELLLVNDHDFFHFTTPIKPQTEAQGFRDVFVLTSPSLLTD
- a CDS encoding IS110 family transposase, with the translated sequence MQVVYNRCAGLDVHKKTVVACVITPKSSSGWHKEIRTFTTMTQDLLKLSDWLTSHNCTHVAMESTGEYWRPVFNILEGNFEVMLVNARHIKAVPGRKTDIKDSQWIAELLQHGLLRASFIPPVEQRDLRDLTRHRSNFIRERVNLVNRVQKVLEAANIKLASVASDVMGVSGRAMLAAIVEGSASPELMADLAKGTMRKKHDLLIQALEGRVRPHQRFILAQLLCQIDSIDETIKCFDQQIEEYCRPFDQAVELVDTIPGVARRTAEIIVSEIGTDMSRFPSAEHLAAWAGVAPGNYESGGKKLCDGTRKGNRVLRTILVQAAHALARTKTYLAAQFRRLSARRGKKRAAVAVAHSILTIAYHLISRQEPYKDLGADYFDKHRHVSVKKRLIKRLEKLGYQVSVEPVPVAI
- the sfsA gene encoding DNA/RNA nuclease SfsA gives rise to the protein MTDWLYRYPPLYPGILLKRYKRFFADVQLASGEVVTAHCPNTGPMTGVSTIGSAVQLSKSDNPNRKLAYTLELIQVNDNQPTWVGVNTALPNRIVKLALAKQLFPELSNYSQIKSEVVYGQDKKSRVDFLLTGNDTERPIYLEVKNTTWCDGTLALFPDTETTRGQKHLRELMALLPTMRAVMLYFINRGDCTEFAPGDTTDPIYGKLLRDAIALGLEVLPCRFDISPEGIRYLGLAKLKI
- a CDS encoding gluconokinase, with amino-acid sequence MIILVMGVSGAGKSTIAQLLADSLHWEFQDADDFHSPENIEKMRQGIPLDDTDRIPWLQEIRNAIAQWLQENKNVVLACSALKASYRHFLVLDNRVKIVYLQGSFDIIQKRLKERQNHFMTEKLLKSQFDALEEPDDAVCVDVSQPSTDIVQTIKTALEL
- a CDS encoding type II toxin-antitoxin system HicA family toxin, giving the protein MELNSKHQKTLDDIFENPVRSNIAWSDIESMLVALGAEVSEGKGSRVRIALNGVRATFHRPHPEKETDKGAVKSMRRFLTEANVKEYKHTGGLNDNEI
- a CDS encoding type II toxin-antitoxin system HicB family antitoxin, with amino-acid sequence MKYKGYEAVVEFDDEAEIFHGEVINIRDVITFQGDSVKELKQAFYDSVDDYLEFCKERGEEPEKPFSGKFMLRINPELHKTIAIKAKKEGQSLNSWIEKCLSRYAS
- a CDS encoding carbohydrate kinase family protein, whose protein sequence is MSNPRVLCLGEILFDCLADQLGLKLEEVKSWTPYPGGAPANVACALVKLGTPAGFIGAVGEDEPGNQLVKLLQEVGVDTTGVQRHPTAPTRQVYVVRDLAGDRNFAGFGQYDTSEFADTHLQTKQLPELLFQDADFLVLGTLELAYPDSEKATHRALELAEQYDLKIVLDVNWRPVFWQDENIARQKIQEIFKRVDFLKLSKEEAEWLFDTADPGAITYRLGSIEGVLVTDGENGCAYCLGENEGKLPAFNVSVADTTGAGDSFLAGFIHQLSKHGIHSLNDADTAKRIITYACAVGALTTIKPGAIASQPTPAEVESFLASH
- a CDS encoding helix-turn-helix domain-containing protein — protein: MAGGESQTPVSLSDRELQIIDLVAAGLTNQEIAAKLEISKRTVDNHISNILDKTRTENRVALVRWALQWGKVCLNDVNCCPLPNQNE